AGAACGGCTCGAGGACGGCGCGCAGCAGGCGGGAGTCGGGGCCGGCGGCGATCACGGCGCGCGGGCGCGCGTCCTGGGCCCGGGTCACCCCGATGGCGGTGGCCTCGGCGGCACCCGCGGCCTCGCGGCGTACGCGGGCACCGGACTCGGCGAGGGTGCGCAACCGGAGGTCGGCGGCACCCAGCGCCGTCTCGTCGTCGAGGCGCGACTCGTCGAACCAGGTCATCGCGCGCTCACGGCTTGCGGGCCTCGTCGACCAGGAGGACCGGGATGTCGTCGCGCACCGGGTAGGCCAGGCCGCACGAGCCGCAGACCAGCTCACCACCGTCGGCGGCGAGCGTCAGGTCGCCGTGGTCGGCCGGGCACACGATGATCTCGAGCAGCGCAGGGTCGATCGCCATCAGTTGTCGCCTTCGCGGATCAGGGCGAGCACGGTGTCGCGCATCGCCGTCATGGTGGCCTCGTCACGGCCCTCGACGTTGAGCCGCAGCAGCGGCTCGGTGTTGGACGGACGGACGTTGAACTGCCAGTCGGCGTGGCTGACCGACAGCCCGTCGAGGTGGTCGATGGTGACGCCGTCGCGCCCGGAGTAGTCGGCCTGGATCGCGGCGACCACCGCGGCCTGGTCGGCGACGGTGCTGTTGATCTCGCCCGACAGCGGGTAGCGCTCGTACTGCGCGAGCAGCTCGCTCAGCGTGCCGTCGTACGACGCCAGCGCAGCGAGCGCGTGCAGCGCGGCCAGCATGCCGGAGTCGGCACGCCAGAAGTCGCGGAAGTAGAAATGGCCGCTGTGCTCGCCGCCGAAGATCGCGTCGGTCTCGGCCATGGTGGCCTTGATGAAGGAGTGGCCCACCCGGGTGCGCACGGGGGTGCCGCCCAGCTCACGGACGAGCTCGGGGACGGCGCGGCTGGTGATCAGGTTGTGGATGACCGTGGCCCCGGGGTGCTTGGCCAGCTCGCGCTCGGCGATCAGCGCGGTCAGCGTCGACGGCGAGACCGCGCGGCCGCGCTCGTCGACCAGGAAGCACCGGTCGGCGTCGCCGTCGAAGGCGAGGCCGATGTCGGCGCCCTCCTCGAGCACCTTGGCCTGCAGGTCGACCAGGTTGGCGGGCTCGATCGGGTTGGCCTCGTGGTTCGGGAAGGAGCCGTCGAGCTCGAAGTAGAGAGGCACCAGCTCGACGGCGTCGCCGATCCGGCCGAAGACCGCCGGGGCGGTGTAGCCGGCCATGCCGTTGCCGGCGTCGGCGACGACCTTGAGGCGGCGCCCGGTGACCGGGGCGAGCGCGAGGAGGTGGGCGGCGTAGGCCTCGAGGACGTCGTGCTCGGTGATCGAGCCGATGCGGGTCGGCGGGGCGACGTCGCCCGAGACGACCAGGTCGCGGATCTCGGCCAGGCCGGTCTCGAGACCCACGGGCTGGGCGTGGGCCCGGCACATCTTGATGCCGTTGTACTGGGCGGGGTTGTGGCTGGCGGTGAACATGGCGCCGGGCACACCGAGGTGGCCGGAGGCGAAGTAGAGCTGGTCGGTCGAGGCGAGTCCGATCAGGGTGACGTCGGCGCCGGCCTGGCTGGCCCCGTCGGCGAACGCCCCGGCGAGCCCGGGCGAGCTGGGCCGCATGTCGTAGCCGACGACGACCTCGGTGGCGCCCACGACCTGCACGAAGGCCCGGCCCGTGGCCCGGGCCAGGTCGTCGTCGATCTGGTCCGGAACGGTGCCCCGCACGTCGTACGCCTTGAAGACGGCCTGGATGGTGGCGGGGTCGAGAGCCATGCGGCAGACCCTAGTGGGCCACGCGACGACGCGGATCGTCAGTCGGTGGTCAGCACGCGCAGGTGGCCGCGGCGTCCGGTCTCGCGCCCGGTCTCGTCGGCGGGAGCGGGCCGGGGCTGCGGCGCCGGGCGCCCGGCCTCGCGGACGGCGTCGGCCAGCGCGAGCAGGTCGTCGTGGTTGGGGCCGCGGTCGACCAGGTCGCTGGCCAGGCGCAGGACCTCCCAGCCGCGCGGAGCCGAGAGGCGCTCGCTGTGCACGGCGCACAGGTCGTAGGCGTGCGGCTCGGCGTAGGTCGCCAGCGGGCCGAGCACGGCGGTCGAGTCGGCGTAGACGTAGGTGAGGGTCTGCACCGCGGGTCGACCGCAGGGGGTGCGCGAACAGCGCCGGGCGAGACTCACGTGAGGGAGGCTACCCGTCAGCGGCACCGGCCTGACCTAGGCTCGCGGTCGTGGGGAGCAGACGTCGTACGCGTGACCGGCGCGACCGGGGCATGCGGGGTCCCGGCGTCGTGCCGCGCGACCCCGGCACCCCCGAGCTGCGCGGCCCCCGGGAGCGATTCGACGCCCTGGTGCTCGCGGTCGTCGGAGACATCGAGGAGCGCTGGCAGGAACACCTCGGCCTGCTCGAGTACGCCGTCGAGGACACCCCCCAGGTGCCCGACGACTGGGACGCGACGTCGGTGCCCCTGGCCTCGCTGGTGCGCGGCTCGGGGGCGACCCCGTCCCGGCTCGTGGTGTTCCGTCGCCCGATCGAGCACCGCAGCACCTCCCGCAGCGAGCTCGAGGCGATCGTCCTCACCGTCGTGGTCGAGCAGGTCGCCGAGCTGCTGGGCGTGACGCCCGAGACCGTCGACCCCCGGGTCGTCGACGACGACGACTAGTCGCCGGCCGTCAGGGCCGGCCCGGCGCGACGTCGGGCACCAGGCTGGTCGTGGGCGCCTCGCGCAGCCGCACCACCGTGGCGCCGCGCGTGCTGGTGACCAGCACGACCGCGGCGATCGGGGTCCGGGTCGGGGTGACGGTGACGAGCCGGGCCCGGCGCGACAAGTCGAGCGTGTCGCCGCGCCCCGGGGCCACCTCGACCCGCTTGCGGGACAGCACGGTGCCGCCGGCATCGCGGGTCTCGACGGTCACCACACCGGCCGCGCGGGCGCCGCCGAGGACGAGCTGCTGGGAGCCGCCCGGCAGGACCGCGGTGGCGGCCGTGGTGAGCGGCGCGGGGGGCACGGACGTGGCGAGGTCGCGGTCGACGTAGGTCGACAGGTTGCTGGTGACGGGGACGGTCGAGCGGATCTGGAGCCCGACCGCCGCCTCGTCCCCGGTGCCGGCCGAGCGGATCGCGCTGGCCACGGGGACCTCGACGACGCTGCGCGGCGGCAGCGTGATCGGCTTGAGCCCGACCGGCGCGAACACGGCGTCGCGGGTCACCAGCGACACCGTCGCCCGGCCCTGCGACCCACCGGGGTTGGCCAGGACCAGGGTGCGCGAGCCGCCGCCCTCGGGGATGCCGAGCACGAGGTTGCCCCTGGCCGGGGCGGCCTGGGAGGCAAGCCCGTCGTCGCCGGTGCGACCGCTGCTGAGGTCACGGGTGGTGTCCAGGACGCTCGCGGCGACCCGGCCGCGACCCACCGTCACGTGGAGCGCCAGCTCGTCGGAGCGGGGCACGACCTCGGCGAGCCGGAGCGTGCGGACCGAGCCGCCCTCGACGGTGATGCCGCGCAGCCGCGGAGCGTCCACGGTGCCCTCGCCTCCCAGGACGGTGACGTCGACCACCGCGCGTCCCGCGTCGGGGTTGACGAGCCGGAGGACCGAGCGGTGCCCGGCGCCGGCGCCGACCCCGGTGAACCACTGGTCGAACTGGGGGGCCTGGCACTCGACGCCGGCCGGCGGCGTCGCGAAGCGGCCGGCGACCAGCCCGGGGGCCACGTCGCCCTCGCCGGTGAGGACCACGACGCCCCCGCCCAGGCGGACGCTGCCCGTGGTCCCGGGTGCCACCCGGGCCTCGGCGGAGGCGTCGCCGGCGCGGGCCCGGATCGACCCGGACGCCCCGGAGGTCGAGGCCACGAGGACGGGGCTGCCGCCCGGCGGGCACACCACGGTGCTGCGGGTCAGCCGGGTGTCCTCGGGCTGGCTGCCGACGCGTGCGGTCGTCGTACCGGTGTGGGCGAGGAACGCCACGAGGAGGGCGAGCACCGGCACCAGCACGGCGACGACCGTGATGGCGTCGGGACGGGTCCGTGCGCCGGGCGCCGTACGACGTCCGGCCCGGCGGCTGCCGGGAGCCCGGTCGGGGGCGCGGTCGGGGGCGCGGTCGGGGGCGCGGTCGGGGAGGTCCGGGGTGCTCATGACTCCCTCTCGGTCCGCAGGGTGGGCGCGGCCAGCACCAGGACGGCGAGGAACGCCAGGCCCTGCACGACGAGCAGCAGCACGCGGAACCACGAGGTGCCGTCACCGTCGACGGCGCCGGCGGCCAGCGGCCGGTCGACCTGCCAGGCGCGGCTGCGCGGCCCCGAGCTCGACTGGACCAGACCGGTGGCCCCGTCGAGGGCCGCCGCGACGGTCCCGTCGGCGGGCGCGACCAGCAGGACGTACTCGACACCGAGGTCGCCGAGTCGGTCGACCACCTCGGGTGTCGGTCGCGAGAGCAGGGCCCGGACGGTGGCGGTGACGTCGGAGCCGGGGGTCGTCAGGTCGAGGACCTCGTCCTCGCCCAGCGTGAGGCCGTCGCCGCGACGCACGGTGTAGATGAGACCGTCGTCGACGCTGCCACGGACGACGAGCACGCCGTGCTCGGGCCCGAGCTCGGAGCGCTGCACCATGTATTCAGGCACGATCGAGGCGTCGCTGCTGGTGAGGCTGTCGTCGGCGGTCGCCCACCACGCGGCGCCGGCGATCGGCACCGCCAGGGCGGCGACCGCGCCGGCTGCGGCGAGGACCCGCCAGCCGGTCGCGAGCCGGCCGCGCACCGCCCCCTGGGCGCCCAGCACGACGGCCGTCACCAGGCAGGCCTGGACGACGAGCATCGGGGCGCCGAGGCCCGTCGGGGTGTCGGTGCCGGTCAGCCCGATCGTCACCGGCGTGAGCAGCGCGCCGACCACGACCGCGACGAGCGCGACGATCCAGCACAGGATGACGGGGATGCGACTGGCTCGGGGCAGCAGCGCGAGCAGGCCGACGACGACCAGCACGACGCCGATCCAGGCCGGGGCGCCCAGGTCGCCCAGACGACCCAGGAGCAGGCCCCACCGCCCGGTCCCCGGTGCGGGCGCGCGCCCGGTCTCGAGCAGCAGCGCGCCGCCGTGGCCGCCGACCAGGGCCGGCAGCCACCAGGGCGCGTGCAGCACGAGCGGGACGCCGAGCGCGGTGGCCGGAGCGCCCCACACGTCGCGTGAGGTGACCGCGTCGCGTGCCAGCGCCAGCGCGCCGACCAGGGCCACCGCGACCAGGGCGAGGGCCACGAACCAGGCGACCGGCGCGAACGCCGCCACCAGGGCCAGGAGCAGGCCGACCCGCCAGCCGGCCCGCCGCCGCCGGTCGACGCCCGGATCGGCGAAGCCGAGTGCGGCGTGGGCGAGCCACGGCAGCAGCGCTGCTGCCACCACCAACCCGAGGCGTCCCTCTCCCCAGGCCCCGGAGGTCACCGGTGCGAGGGAGTACGTCGTCGCGCCGCCCACCAGGAGCCAGCGCGGCGCGCCCCGGGGGCTGACCAGTCGGCCGGCGACCCGCAGGAACCGGAACGCGCCCCACAGCCCCAGCGGCAACGACAGCACGAGCAGCGCGCTGACCGTGGCGGTCGGACCGAGGACGCTCGCCAGGAGCGCCAGCAGGACGACGTACGGCGGAGCCGGCACGTCGGTGCCGAAGCCCAGGGGGTGCCAGGTGTCGTAGTGCAGGGCCCACCACGAGCCGGTGTCGTCCGGCACCGGTGACAGGGCTCCCCCGCTGACCTCGCCGAGGGCGGTGCGGGAGGCGACGAGCATGCCGACGACCACGAGGACCAGCAGCAGCGCGACCGGGTTGGTGAAGAAGCGGGCGACGGCACCGGAGTCGGCGAGGTCGTCCTCCTCCTCGCGGGCCGCGCGCTCGGCGCGCAGCCGGGCGGCGGCCTGCGAGGACGGATCGAGCTCGGCAGCGGCGACCCGTCGGCGCTCGGCGACGTCGGCCGCCTGGCTGGTGAGGGCCGAGACCAGGTCACCGACGAAGTCGAGGCCGTGGCGGTAGGGCACCCACGCCGGGGCGAGCAGGCGGCGTACGCGCTCGGTGTCGGGCGCCCGTCCGGCCCGCTGGAGCCACTCGCGTCGCTCCCGGCGTCCGGCACGCAGCGCCCGCGGCTGGAACACCACGGTCACCAGTGCGGCGAGGTCGTCGACCGCCTCGCCCGGTGAGCGGATGACGAGGAACCCGAGCATCCGCACCACGGTGCCCAGGGTCAGCCGCAGCAGCCGCCACGGCAGTGCGGCGGCGCTGCTGTTGACGAGCAGCGTGTAGAGCGCGGCCCGGCGCTCGTGGACGTGGGTGTGGCCGCCGAGCGTGGTCTCCCGTACGCCGCGGTGCGCGGCCTCGGCGTGGAACACCACGGCCGACGGCACGACGAGCGTCGTGTGCCCGGCCGCCGCGGCCCGCCACCCGAGGTCGAGGTCGTTGCCGAACAGGGGCAGCCGCGGGTCGAACCCGCCGAGATCCTCGAGCACCCGCCGGCGCACCAGCATCCCGGCTGAGCTGACGGCCAGCACCTCGCGCTCGTCGTCGTGCTGGCCCTGGTCGTACTCCCCGCGCTCGAGACCCGTCTCGCGACGCCCCGTGCCCGAGATCGTCACGCCCAGCTCGAGCAGCCGGCGCAGCGACGGCCACTCGCGCAGCTTGGGCCCGAGCAGGTCGACGTCAGGACGCCGGGCCGCGGCGTCCAGCAACGACGAGAGCGCCCGCGGCGCCGGGCGCGAGTCGTCGTGCAGCAGCCAGACCCACTCGGCGTCGGCGTGCGTGACCGCGATCCGCTCGAGACCGCGCCGCACCGCCTCGGGGTACGACGTGCTGGCCGCCACACTCACGACGTCGTGGTGCTCCGGGAGCAGGTCGACGCTCTCGTCCCGGCTGCCGGTGTCGACGACGACGACCCCGTCGGGCACCACGACCTGCTCCCCCAGCCCCTCGACCACCCCGGGTAGCCAGCGCGCGCCGTCATGGCTGACCAGCAGCACGACGACACCGCTCGAGGACCCCAGGGAAGACACGGTCGCCGACACTATCGGGGTGGTGGAGGGCGAGCGATTCGTCTGTCGAGGTGTCTGCTCCGCACCGGGTCCCAAAAACGCGAGGGCCCCGACCAGACGGTCGGGGCTCCCTCGAATGAGCGGGTGGTGCTCAGACCACCTTCTTCTTCAGCTTGCGGCGCTCTCGCTCGGAGAGCCCGCCCCAGATGCCGAAGCGCTCGTCGTTCATGAGTGCGGACTCCAGGCAGTCGTCGCGGACCTCGCACGTGAGGCAGACCTTCTTGGCCTCGCGGGTGGATCCGCCCTTCTCCGGGAAGAACGCCTCGGGGTCGGTCTGGGCGCACAGTGCGCGCTCCTGCCAACCTGCTTCTTCATCGTCCCCTGGGGCTTCCAGGAGGAACAGCTCCCTCATGATGGTGACCTCTCGACCCGGCATTCGACCCCGAACAACATTGTTCGAATTACATGCCTGTCATACCCGGAAGTCAAGCGGAACTCTGATAAGGACCTGAGATCAACCGCCCCGGTCCAGACGGCTCGGGGCGACCCGGCAGAGTAGGCCCATGTCGATCACGCGGATCACCGTGCTCTCCGGTGGCATGGGCGGGGCCCGGTTCCTGCAGGGACTGCTGCACGGGATCGCCGCCGGGACGGTCCCCGGGGTGAGTCCTGGGGCCGAGGTCACGGTGGTGGCCAACACGGCGGACGACCTGTGGATGCACGGGCTCAAGATCTGTCCCGACCTCGACACCGTCATGTACACCCTGGGCGACGGCATCGACCTCGACCGGGGCTGGGGACGTCGCGACGAGACGTGGAGCGTCAAGGCCGAGCTGGCGGCGTACGGCGTCGAGCCGACGTGGTTCGGGCTCGGCGACCGCGACATCGCGACCCACGTGGTCCGCACGCAGATGCTCGACGCCGGCTACCCGCTCTCGGCGGTGACCGAGGCGCTGTGCCGGCGCTGGCAGCCGGGGGTGCGGCTGCTGCCGATGAGCGACGACCGGGTCGAGACCCACGTGGCGATCGCCGACGAGGCGGCGCCCAGCGGGCGTCGGGTCGTGCACTTCCAGGAGTACTGGGTGCGGTTGCGCGCCGAGGTGCCGGCGGAGTCGGTGATCGTCGTCGGGCTCGACGCGAGCAGCCCGGCCCCCGGCGTCCTCGAGGCGATCGCCGAGGCCGACCTCGTCGTGCTGCCCCCGTCCAACCCGGTCGTGTCGGTGGGCACCATCCTCGGCGTGCCGGGCGTGCGCGAGGCGCTGCGGACGACCGCGGCGCCGGTGGTCGGCCTGTCCCCCGTCGTCGGCGGCTCCCACGTGCGCGGCATGGCCCACCAGATGCTGACGTCGATCGGGGTCGAGGTGAGCGCGGCGGCAGTCGGCCTCCACTACGGCGACCGGGCGACGACCTCCGAGGGGGTGCTCGACGCCTGGTTGGTCGACGAGCGCGACGCAGACCAGGTCGACCGGGTCCGCGGGGCCGGCCTGGCCTGCGCCGCGGTCCCGCTGATGATGAGCGACGTCGACGCCACGGCCGCCATGGCTGCCGCTGCGGTCGCGCTGGTCACCGACCGCGGGTCGGTGGACGGCGCCCGGTGACGGTCTCGGCCACCGCGCCCGACGGCGTGCCCGAGGTCCGGGCCGGTGACGACCTGGTCGACCTGCTGCTCGCGGCGATCGGGACCGCCGGCCTGCGCGACGGCGACGTCGTCGTGGTGACCAGCAAGGTCGTCAGCAAGGCCGAGGGCCGCGTGGTCGCCGGCTCCCGCGAGGAGCACCTGGTCGCCGAGACCGTCCGCGTCGTGGCCCGGCGCGGCCCGACCACCATCGTGCGCACCCGGCACGGCCTCACGATGGCCGCCGCCGGCATCGACGCCTCCAACGTCGCGCTCGGCTCGGCCGTGCTGCTGCCGCTCGACCCCGATGCCTCGGCCCGCCGGCTGCGTACGACGCTGCTCCAGCGCACCGGGCACAACGTCGGCGTCGTGGTGACCGACACCGCGGGCCGGGCCTGGCGCGAGGGCCAGACCGACATCGCCGTGGGCGCGGCCGGTCTCGTCGTCGCCGAGGACTTCGCCGGCCGTCTCGACGCCCACGGCAACGAGCTCGCGGTGACCGCACCGGCCGTCGCCGACGAGATCGCGGGACTCGCCGAGCTGGCCCAGGGCAAGCTCGGCGGGCGACCCTTCGCCGTCGTGCGCGGACGCGCCGACCTGGTCCTGGCTCCGGACGACCACGGACCGGGGGCCGCCGCGCTGGTCCGGCCCGAGGGGGCCGACCTCTTCGGCTACGGCGCCCGTGAGGCCGTCGTCCGCGCGCTGGGCGGCGTCGCCTCCGACGCGGTGCCGTTCGGCGCCCCCGTCGCGGTCGGCGAGCTGCTCGACGTCGCCGCCCGGGCGCTGGGCGTGACCCTGCGTGTGCTCGACGACGACGTGGTCGTCGCGCCGGCCGACGCCGACCCGCGGCTGACGGTCCTCGCGTTCGCCCACGGCTGGCTACCGCACCCCGCGACGGGTGACCACGACACCGACCTGCGCTTTGCCAGGTCGACTCCGTAGACTCTGCGCGTTCCCCACCCCAGAAGAGGTATGTCGAGCGTGGCCAAGCCGTCCAAGACCGCCAAGACCGAGCGTCAGCGGCTGATCGACGAGACCCTGAAGAAGCAGAAGTCCGCCGAGAAGCGCCGCGGCAACGCGATCGTCGCCGGGGCCGTCGTGATCGCCCTGGTGATCATCGGCATCGCCGCCGTGCCGCCGCTCCTGGGCAGCTTCAAGGAGGCGGCGTACGCCGACACCCCGATCAACGAGATCGGCGCGAAGGCCTCGGTGTGCCAGAAGCCGATCGAGAAGGCCGGCAAGGACGTCGGCACCCACGTGGAGCAGCCGCAGACCGTCGACTACGACACCGCCCCGCCCGCGTTCGGCGCCCACTGGAACGTCGCGGGTGTCGCACCGGCGTCGTTCCGCGAGAAGTTCTACGACGCCGACGACCGTCCCCCGCTCGAGGCGCTGGTGCACAACCTCGAGCACGGCTACACGATCATGTGGTACGACGAGACCATCGCCGACAACACCGGCAAGCTCGCCCAGGTCAAGGCCATCGCGCGCAAGTACAAGGACTCCGGCGACAACCAGAACTTCCGCAACAAGTTCATCGCCGCACCGTGGACCGACGACGACGAGGGCGGCAAGAAGTTCCCGAAGGGCCAGCACGTCGCCTTCACCCACTGGAAGGGCGACTCCGCCACCTCCACCGGTGTGTGGCAGTACTGCTCCGACGTGTCCGGCCAGGCGCTGGTGTCCTTCACCGACACCTACCCCTACACCGACGCGCCCGAGGCCACCGTCCCCTGACCCGCCGACCCGGTCGGGTCCCCCGGGACCCGCTCGGTCAGGTCAGGTCGGCGCGCCCGGAGTCCTTCAGGGCCGCCACG
The Nocardioides plantarum genome window above contains:
- a CDS encoding phosphomannomutase/phosphoglucomutase translates to MALDPATIQAVFKAYDVRGTVPDQIDDDLARATGRAFVQVVGATEVVVGYDMRPSSPGLAGAFADGASQAGADVTLIGLASTDQLYFASGHLGVPGAMFTASHNPAQYNGIKMCRAHAQPVGLETGLAEIRDLVVSGDVAPPTRIGSITEHDVLEAYAAHLLALAPVTGRRLKVVADAGNGMAGYTAPAVFGRIGDAVELVPLYFELDGSFPNHEANPIEPANLVDLQAKVLEEGADIGLAFDGDADRCFLVDERGRAVSPSTLTALIAERELAKHPGATVIHNLITSRAVPELVRELGGTPVRTRVGHSFIKATMAETDAIFGGEHSGHFYFRDFWRADSGMLAALHALAALASYDGTLSELLAQYERYPLSGEINSTVADQAAVVAAIQADYSGRDGVTIDHLDGLSVSHADWQFNVRPSNTEPLLRLNVEGRDEATMTAMRDTVLALIREGDN
- a CDS encoding WhiB family transcriptional regulator, with the protein product MRELFLLEAPGDDEEAGWQERALCAQTDPEAFFPEKGGSTREAKKVCLTCEVRDDCLESALMNDERFGIWGGLSERERRKLKKKVV
- a CDS encoding metallopeptidase family protein, producing the protein MGSRRRTRDRRDRGMRGPGVVPRDPGTPELRGPRERFDALVLAVVGDIEERWQEHLGLLEYAVEDTPQVPDDWDATSVPLASLVRGSGATPSRLVVFRRPIEHRSTSRSELEAIVLTVVVEQVAELLGVTPETVDPRVVDDDD
- a CDS encoding DUF3105 domain-containing protein; the protein is MAKPSKTAKTERQRLIDETLKKQKSAEKRRGNAIVAGAVVIALVIIGIAAVPPLLGSFKEAAYADTPINEIGAKASVCQKPIEKAGKDVGTHVEQPQTVDYDTAPPAFGAHWNVAGVAPASFREKFYDADDRPPLEALVHNLEHGYTIMWYDETIADNTGKLAQVKAIARKYKDSGDNQNFRNKFIAAPWTDDDEGGKKFPKGQHVAFTHWKGDSATSTGVWQYCSDVSGQALVSFTDTYPYTDAPEATVP
- a CDS encoding DUF5719 family protein; this translates as MSTPDLPDRAPDRAPDRAPDRAPGSRRAGRRTAPGARTRPDAITVVAVLVPVLALLVAFLAHTGTTTARVGSQPEDTRLTRSTVVCPPGGSPVLVASTSGASGSIRARAGDASAEARVAPGTTGSVRLGGGVVVLTGEGDVAPGLVAGRFATPPAGVECQAPQFDQWFTGVGAGAGHRSVLRLVNPDAGRAVVDVTVLGGEGTVDAPRLRGITVEGGSVRTLRLAEVVPRSDELALHVTVGRGRVAASVLDTTRDLSSGRTGDDGLASQAAPARGNLVLGIPEGGGSRTLVLANPGGSQGRATVSLVTRDAVFAPVGLKPITLPPRSVVEVPVASAIRSAGTGDEAAVGLQIRSTVPVTSNLSTYVDRDLATSVPPAPLTTAATAVLPGGSQQLVLGGARAAGVVTVETRDAGGTVLSRKRVEVAPGRGDTLDLSRRARLVTVTPTRTPIAAVVLVTSTRGATVVRLREAPTTSLVPDVAPGRP
- a CDS encoding coenzyme F420-0:L-glutamate ligase; the protein is MTVSATAPDGVPEVRAGDDLVDLLLAAIGTAGLRDGDVVVVTSKVVSKAEGRVVAGSREEHLVAETVRVVARRGPTTIVRTRHGLTMAAAGIDASNVALGSAVLLPLDPDASARRLRTTLLQRTGHNVGVVVTDTAGRAWREGQTDIAVGAAGLVVAEDFAGRLDAHGNELAVTAPAVADEIAGLAELAQGKLGGRPFAVVRGRADLVLAPDDHGPGAAALVRPEGADLFGYGAREAVVRALGGVASDAVPFGAPVAVGELLDVAARALGVTLRVLDDDVVVAPADADPRLTVLAFAHGWLPHPATGDHDTDLRFARSTP
- a CDS encoding glycosyltransferase family 2 protein, yielding MSSLGSSSGVVVLLVSHDGARWLPGVVEGLGEQVVVPDGVVVVDTGSRDESVDLLPEHHDVVSVAASTSYPEAVRRGLERIAVTHADAEWVWLLHDDSRPAPRALSSLLDAAARRPDVDLLGPKLREWPSLRRLLELGVTISGTGRRETGLERGEYDQGQHDDEREVLAVSSAGMLVRRRVLEDLGGFDPRLPLFGNDLDLGWRAAAAGHTTLVVPSAVVFHAEAAHRGVRETTLGGHTHVHERRAALYTLLVNSSAAALPWRLLRLTLGTVVRMLGFLVIRSPGEAVDDLAALVTVVFQPRALRAGRRERREWLQRAGRAPDTERVRRLLAPAWVPYRHGLDFVGDLVSALTSQAADVAERRRVAAAELDPSSQAAARLRAERAAREEEDDLADSGAVARFFTNPVALLLVLVVVGMLVASRTALGEVSGGALSPVPDDTGSWWALHYDTWHPLGFGTDVPAPPYVVLLALLASVLGPTATVSALLVLSLPLGLWGAFRFLRVAGRLVSPRGAPRWLLVGGATTYSLAPVTSGAWGEGRLGLVVAAALLPWLAHAALGFADPGVDRRRRAGWRVGLLLALVAAFAPVAWFVALALVAVALVGALALARDAVTSRDVWGAPATALGVPLVLHAPWWLPALVGGHGGALLLETGRAPAPGTGRWGLLLGRLGDLGAPAWIGVVLVVVGLLALLPRASRIPVILCWIVALVAVVVGALLTPVTIGLTGTDTPTGLGAPMLVVQACLVTAVVLGAQGAVRGRLATGWRVLAAAGAVAALAVPIAGAAWWATADDSLTSSDASIVPEYMVQRSELGPEHGVLVVRGSVDDGLIYTVRRGDGLTLGEDEVLDLTTPGSDVTATVRALLSRPTPEVVDRLGDLGVEYVLLVAPADGTVAAALDGATGLVQSSSGPRSRAWQVDRPLAAGAVDGDGTSWFRVLLLVVQGLAFLAVLVLAAPTLRTERES
- a CDS encoding Trm112 family protein, coding for MAIDPALLEIIVCPADHGDLTLAADGGELVCGSCGLAYPVRDDIPVLLVDEARKP
- a CDS encoding DUF3499 domain-containing protein — translated: MSLARRCSRTPCGRPAVQTLTYVYADSTAVLGPLATYAEPHAYDLCAVHSERLSAPRGWEVLRLASDLVDRGPNHDDLLALADAVREAGRPAPQPRPAPADETGRETGRRGHLRVLTTD
- the cofD gene encoding 2-phospho-L-lactate transferase, translated to MSITRITVLSGGMGGARFLQGLLHGIAAGTVPGVSPGAEVTVVANTADDLWMHGLKICPDLDTVMYTLGDGIDLDRGWGRRDETWSVKAELAAYGVEPTWFGLGDRDIATHVVRTQMLDAGYPLSAVTEALCRRWQPGVRLLPMSDDRVETHVAIADEAAPSGRRVVHFQEYWVRLRAEVPAESVIVVGLDASSPAPGVLEAIAEADLVVLPPSNPVVSVGTILGVPGVREALRTTAAPVVGLSPVVGGSHVRGMAHQMLTSIGVEVSAAAVGLHYGDRATTSEGVLDAWLVDERDADQVDRVRGAGLACAAVPLMMSDVDATAAMAAAAVALVTDRGSVDGAR